One region of Sulfuricurvum sp. IAE1 genomic DNA includes:
- a CDS encoding tyrosine-type recombinase/integrase has translation MAQRLIKVNLRGYQCRGIYFEDSQNLFESSEIDDSSPHQKIKPPFKIILRTTVMKRGKKVTSKKTFPFTDKGITFKRAVEKVSSQRESFRDDLTFKRKEEVKRNVTLREAWDQYISEREANGKLSKQNIDIQKLVFDKYMEEIEHLPVSQIETEDLQQIVNSILASGKKPRTAKLIQDYLRPFFKAAKIIPNPATDIELPTFDNTVRFELSKPKAKALVQAMSSYPEPTIRGVMSFLLDGRRLGEILLMEWTSVNIPSRSYTVQSFTTKNRKTAQYQLRDDTEEALDAIPKISKYIFPARTDTNRPMSKETFRNHWVKILQELDINMRIHDIRHLIGGTLVNSGATLEQIAAVLGHSSTTITKRYSKVKKETAANALNQFHDAMK, from the coding sequence AATCCTCCGAAATAGACGACTCCTCTCCTCATCAAAAAATTAAACCACCTTTTAAAATTATTCTCCGTACTACTGTTATGAAGCGCGGCAAAAAAGTCACTTCTAAAAAAACCTTCCCGTTTACCGACAAGGGCATCACCTTCAAGCGTGCCGTTGAAAAAGTATCCTCTCAGCGTGAGAGTTTCCGTGATGATCTCACCTTTAAACGCAAAGAAGAGGTGAAAAGGAACGTGACGCTCAGAGAGGCGTGGGATCAGTACATCTCGGAACGAGAGGCGAATGGAAAGCTCTCGAAACAAAACATCGACATTCAAAAACTGGTATTCGACAAATACATGGAAGAGATAGAGCATCTCCCAGTGTCACAAATAGAGACTGAAGACCTGCAGCAGATCGTGAACTCTATCCTGGCATCCGGGAAAAAACCCCGCACAGCAAAACTGATCCAGGACTATCTCAGGCCTTTTTTCAAAGCGGCGAAGATTATCCCTAACCCAGCTACGGATATTGAGCTACCTACATTCGACAATACGGTCCGTTTCGAATTATCGAAGCCAAAAGCAAAAGCTCTGGTGCAGGCAATGTCATCTTACCCAGAGCCAACAATCCGGGGGGTAATGTCTTTTTTGCTGGACGGCAGACGTCTTGGAGAGATTCTACTCATGGAGTGGACATCGGTCAATATTCCAAGCCGATCGTACACGGTTCAGTCATTCACCACGAAGAACCGCAAAACAGCCCAGTATCAGCTCAGAGATGATACGGAGGAAGCATTGGACGCAATCCCGAAGATATCGAAGTACATCTTCCCGGCACGGACCGACACGAACAGACCGATGAGTAAGGAGACGTTCCGTAACCACTGGGTAAAAATCCTGCAAGAGCTGGATATCAATATGAGAATCCACGATATCAGGCACCTTATCGGAGGTACCCTTGTAAACTCAGGGGCGACGCTGGAGCAGATCGCCGCGGTTCTTGGCCACAGTTCTACTACGATCACCAAAAGGTACTCAAAGGTCAAAAAAGAGACGGCCGCTAATGCACTGAACCAGTTTCATGATGCTATGAAGTGA
- a CDS encoding DNA adenine methylase, translated as MQRLQAPFGWIGGKSQLADDIVSMMPEHRLYVEVFGGALNVLYRKRAPISPKKAEVVNDINGELVNLHRSIRTNPQSLSMYLSRLLVSRELFDDVVAGRMKPRNNIERAAFYYYSLTQSFGSKGTNFAMSAKNGRPKDLHKNFYVWSRRLRYVTIENMSFEKLILTYDSPDTFFYCDPPYVDTESYYQNTGGFGEAEHRLLSDLLQNIRGKFLLSYNDCDLVRELYADMVIRSSREIDYTLGGGHQKKAVREVFISNYEDDEAMGVLF; from the coding sequence ATGCAGCGTCTTCAAGCGCCATTCGGATGGATCGGCGGTAAATCGCAACTCGCCGATGATATCGTCTCCATGATGCCGGAACATCGTCTCTACGTTGAAGTATTCGGTGGTGCTCTCAACGTCCTCTATCGCAAACGTGCTCCCATATCTCCCAAGAAAGCCGAGGTCGTAAACGACATCAACGGCGAACTGGTCAACCTCCACCGATCGATCAGGACAAACCCGCAGTCGCTCTCGATGTATCTGAGCCGGTTGCTAGTCAGCCGTGAACTGTTCGACGACGTCGTCGCCGGACGTATGAAGCCAAGAAACAACATCGAGCGCGCTGCGTTCTATTACTACTCGCTGACGCAGAGCTTCGGATCGAAAGGTACCAATTTCGCAATGTCGGCCAAAAACGGTCGTCCGAAGGATCTGCATAAAAACTTCTACGTCTGGTCGCGCAGGCTTCGGTATGTGACAATCGAAAACATGAGCTTCGAAAAACTGATCCTGACGTATGACAGCCCGGATACGTTTTTCTACTGTGATCCGCCATACGTCGACACGGAAAGCTACTATCAGAATACTGGCGGTTTCGGTGAGGCAGAACACAGGCTGTTGTCAGATCTGCTGCAGAACATTCGCGGAAAATTTCTTCTGAGCTACAACGACTGCGACCTGGTGCGGGAACTGTATGCGGACATGGTGATCCGATCGAGTCGAGAGATCGATTATACGTTAGGCGGGGGGCATCAAAAGAAAGCGGTGCGGGAGGTGTTCATATCTAACTATGAAGATGATGAGGCGATGGGTGTGCTCTTTTGA
- a CDS encoding glycoside hydrolase family 108 protein, producing MADFSIAYARTAENEGGYANHIGDRGGETFHGIARKYWPMWKGWELIDAHRSKFPREIHSPSSWRKVDKILEAEPRLKELVRRFYLVNFWDDIEGDRIKSQEVANILYDWAVNSGEGSPAKSVQRIVGAKVDGDIGPATAAKINAYPAQESLQTLLRTERVKMVREIVRRDPSQGVFLDGWIERAQNA from the coding sequence ATGGCTGATTTTTCAATCGCCTATGCGCGTACTGCAGAGAATGAGGGGGGCTATGCGAACCACATCGGAGACCGTGGTGGAGAGACATTTCACGGCATCGCCCGGAAATACTGGCCGATGTGGAAGGGGTGGGAACTAATCGACGCGCACCGCTCGAAATTCCCGCGCGAAATTCACTCCCCATCGAGCTGGCGTAAGGTGGACAAAATACTCGAAGCAGAGCCACGTCTCAAAGAGCTTGTGCGCCGCTTCTACCTGGTCAATTTTTGGGACGACATCGAGGGGGACCGGATCAAGTCGCAGGAAGTAGCGAACATTCTCTACGACTGGGCCGTCAACAGCGGAGAGGGTTCACCGGCCAAATCGGTGCAGCGGATAGTTGGGGCGAAGGTAGACGGAGATATAGGCCCGGCAACTGCCGCGAAGATTAACGCATACCCAGCACAGGAATCACTCCAAACGCTGCTGCGTACCGAGCGGGTCAAGATGGTGCGCGAGATCGTGCGACGCGATCCGAGTCAGGGGGTGTTTCTGGACGGCTGGATCGAGAGGGCTCAAAATGCGTAA
- a CDS encoding tail fiber protein, protein MAINVQFTTPPDAPSSADAATFRTRSDAFVAWMASFGVKLIQFVTQINATEQNINEKEVSTNAAAAAALSAANFQGSFVAGVSSAVVGESWEWQGLVYRVLENTTESPTESPLSWIAMNDAGSIHYDNQTSGLSATKVKAALDELSAEKANLSDLSLAIPAGTVCYFAQSTPPGGWIKANGALVSRTAYAALFAAIGTTFGAGDGSTTFKLPDLRGEFLRGWDDGRGVDSGRAFGSSQSGDIQSHSHNLGLYGNVPAVTSVAASSGSSLGAWATTTSSGGSETRPRNIAMLACIKY, encoded by the coding sequence ATGGCAATCAATGTCCAATTTACAACACCTCCGGATGCACCAAGTTCGGCAGACGCGGCTACTTTTCGGACCCGCTCCGATGCGTTCGTCGCATGGATGGCTTCATTTGGGGTGAAGCTCATTCAATTCGTCACACAGATCAATGCGACCGAGCAAAACATCAATGAAAAAGAAGTGAGCACCAACGCGGCGGCGGCTGCAGCGCTTTCCGCTGCAAATTTCCAAGGCAGTTTTGTTGCAGGTGTGTCTTCCGCCGTTGTTGGTGAATCATGGGAGTGGCAAGGTCTAGTGTATCGTGTATTGGAGAACACCACGGAAAGCCCGACAGAGTCACCATTGTCATGGATAGCCATGAATGATGCAGGATCGATTCATTACGACAATCAGACGAGTGGGCTGAGTGCAACAAAAGTAAAAGCTGCATTAGATGAGTTGTCTGCCGAAAAAGCAAATTTATCTGATTTATCTTTAGCCATACCTGCCGGTACTGTTTGCTATTTTGCTCAGAGCACTCCCCCTGGCGGTTGGATCAAAGCCAATGGAGCGTTGGTATCGAGAACTGCTTATGCGGCTTTGTTTGCTGCTATCGGTACTACATTCGGTGCCGGAGATGGGTCGACTACATTCAAACTGCCTGATTTGCGTGGAGAGTTTCTGCGCGGATGGGATGATGGCAGAGGCGTGGATAGCGGTCGTGCATTTGGTAGTTCACAATCAGGAGATATCCAGTCGCACTCACACAACCTTGGGCTATACGGTAACGTACCAGCTGTTACCAGTGTAGCTGCTTCATCCGGATCATCATTGGGTGCGTGGGCTACAACTACATCATCAGGCGGTTCAGAAACGCGCCCACGCAATATCGCCATGCTTGCATGCATCAAATATTAA
- a CDS encoding tape measure protein, with the protein MEKELRIKLNTVSDLKGIESVKRSFSEIERESIRAVSAQRSVSSATSDAAKSVDNLSERIGFMGHAYVGFQAVMAGSSYMSDLTRDAIAQADTWNLLEGRLRLVTDSTQQLVSVQADLFDISQESRTSYGSNADLYARIARATQDMNKSQYETLDVTEAISKSFIVSGASAESAKAAVIQLGQGFASGVLRGEELNSVLEQAPRLAEAIAEGMGVTVGQLKTLGEDGKLTAEKVYEAILTQKSAIEEEFNQMPKTVGQSLVVLTNQIGLTIHEFDQMHGVTVGIASAISDVTVVLSEHSGEIGDYVGYVGTAVSTIIAWKIGTVALNGAQQLHAAYIAASTVATTSYSIATNTTTASVTTLTARQVAANAAIGAWNRLIAVNPYAIAGAAIVGVGLVLKNQADELRDSVRRTAVDVENLSAKALQAKITYGTIELDKVNESINNPSIMQSLFGNERIALHRRVQIENELKTYGKQLQKLHEVANAKPSGGGVNKPYIPTDKELKAAAKSAEEYAKNYKSLQDTIFNIGASDHDKAIKSIDDQAKAWRDQKMPEIEIAKYVSEAKSALNRKELDELGNMMSESRKLTEENYAKEDQADQERYAKQIETAQSMYMAINELSDNWYDNELVNISNRATEFAAAGLEDIKIVEYVNASISKIDKKRYEEQSELAKKQWEEQNAGWLSFFSDLYKAMGNQLFDAMVGKWNSFGDWLKDFWDSLTTSIARAISSRLSSSIIGSVQDMLIGTNSAPSGIQNIFSYFGGAAQVSGAGMLGVGSVLSADQIAMFGGTSDSSGFTTTAGGTVFDSAGQITTAGTDIGNLVNSASALNNAYTLATQGINGLLYAPSAYMANLAGTAYGAGFTGTGSFLAGGANVLAGGGVSGLSGAAYYGGLATAGALGGLGGYAVGSLGDKLLGANTRAANYGAIGGSIGAIAGSIIPGLGTLVGGAIGTALGSVIGGMFGKTKTTGSGIHAWSNITSDSGMGGLSAYTDYQKKSWFKSKSWTEYYGLSSDQMKQIQGIFTTYDYLLGQLGDVDRIVVGAGRYTGTSFYNAIDRAFIRAFVDDPNLTDYFYGAWTQYASSLSKTVQETFATAVNDFIGTKRSFETWSLERIGMVTESLKKQAEWARGDLEAVADLIGAQGVTVDNYLEKYNEAIRSSFTPETINNWKSLGDALMNATNASDAYNAQLSKSTDELEAQADAIKQTMYAQVNTGFIPDMMLAKIGTPSTSFSVKSLADKMQENADNSSQMVAQLYEVIRTLKDQLKLAQFNSTSGIPA; encoded by the coding sequence ATGGAAAAAGAGCTGAGAATCAAACTTAATACCGTATCTGACCTCAAAGGGATAGAAAGTGTTAAGCGAAGTTTCTCCGAGATCGAGCGCGAATCGATACGAGCCGTATCGGCACAGCGATCTGTTTCGTCGGCAACTTCGGACGCAGCAAAATCGGTAGATAACCTATCAGAACGCATCGGATTTATGGGTCATGCGTATGTAGGATTTCAGGCAGTAATGGCCGGATCATCTTATATGAGTGATCTCACCAGAGATGCTATCGCTCAGGCAGACACATGGAACCTGTTAGAGGGACGTTTACGCCTTGTCACAGATTCCACACAGCAGCTCGTATCGGTGCAGGCCGATCTGTTCGATATCTCTCAGGAGAGCCGTACCAGTTATGGGAGCAATGCCGATCTGTATGCTCGTATTGCACGGGCTACGCAGGATATGAACAAAAGTCAATATGAAACGCTCGACGTAACGGAGGCCATCAGTAAATCATTTATAGTTTCAGGGGCTTCCGCTGAAAGTGCAAAAGCGGCAGTAATCCAATTAGGACAGGGATTTGCATCTGGGGTTCTCCGCGGTGAGGAGCTCAACTCTGTGCTAGAGCAGGCCCCACGGCTTGCGGAGGCTATTGCTGAAGGTATGGGGGTCACAGTAGGGCAGCTTAAAACGCTCGGGGAAGATGGAAAACTAACTGCTGAGAAAGTCTATGAAGCGATTCTCACCCAAAAAAGTGCCATAGAAGAAGAATTCAATCAAATGCCTAAAACTGTTGGGCAGTCGCTGGTTGTTTTGACCAATCAGATCGGTCTTACAATCCACGAATTTGACCAGATGCATGGAGTAACAGTCGGTATTGCTTCAGCTATTTCCGATGTTACAGTTGTACTATCTGAACATAGTGGAGAGATTGGTGATTATGTTGGGTATGTAGGTACGGCAGTTTCAACGATTATAGCGTGGAAAATAGGCACAGTGGCTTTGAATGGAGCGCAGCAACTGCATGCGGCTTATATAGCTGCTTCCACCGTTGCAACTACATCATATAGCATTGCAACCAACACTACTACCGCATCTGTAACAACGCTTACCGCACGTCAAGTTGCCGCCAATGCAGCTATAGGGGCATGGAACCGTCTTATTGCAGTGAACCCGTACGCTATTGCAGGTGCGGCGATCGTCGGTGTCGGATTAGTTCTGAAAAATCAGGCAGATGAACTGCGGGATTCAGTCCGAAGAACCGCTGTAGATGTAGAAAACCTGAGCGCCAAAGCATTGCAAGCAAAGATTACATATGGAACTATAGAGCTTGACAAGGTTAATGAATCGATCAATAATCCTTCGATAATGCAATCACTTTTTGGTAATGAAAGGATTGCGCTTCACCGCAGAGTTCAGATTGAGAATGAACTCAAAACATATGGAAAACAGCTTCAGAAATTACATGAAGTCGCGAATGCTAAACCATCTGGTGGAGGAGTAAATAAGCCTTACATACCCACCGATAAAGAGCTAAAAGCAGCAGCCAAATCCGCAGAAGAGTACGCCAAAAATTACAAATCGCTTCAAGATACTATCTTCAATATCGGTGCTTCTGACCATGACAAAGCAATCAAATCTATCGATGACCAGGCAAAGGCGTGGCGTGATCAGAAAATGCCTGAGATAGAAATTGCCAAGTACGTATCTGAAGCAAAATCGGCGTTGAACCGTAAAGAGCTTGATGAACTTGGCAACATGATGAGTGAATCACGCAAGCTCACCGAAGAGAACTATGCCAAAGAGGATCAGGCTGATCAGGAACGCTACGCAAAACAGATTGAAACGGCTCAGTCTATGTATATGGCTATCAACGAGCTGTCAGACAACTGGTATGACAATGAGCTGGTAAACATTTCCAATCGTGCAACAGAGTTTGCAGCCGCAGGACTTGAAGACATTAAGATCGTCGAATACGTTAATGCATCGATTTCCAAAATCGACAAAAAGCGCTACGAAGAGCAATCCGAACTAGCGAAAAAACAATGGGAAGAACAGAATGCCGGGTGGCTGTCATTTTTCAGTGATCTCTATAAAGCGATGGGTAATCAGCTCTTCGATGCTATGGTTGGGAAATGGAATTCGTTTGGTGATTGGCTGAAGGACTTTTGGGACAGCCTCACAACTTCAATTGCAAGAGCGATTTCGTCGAGGTTGTCGTCGTCGATCATCGGAAGCGTTCAGGATATGTTGATCGGAACAAATTCGGCACCGTCTGGTATCCAAAACATATTCAGTTATTTCGGTGGGGCTGCACAGGTATCCGGGGCAGGAATGCTCGGGGTTGGTTCGGTACTGAGCGCGGATCAAATCGCAATGTTCGGAGGGACGAGTGATTCATCTGGGTTTACCACAACCGCGGGCGGTACCGTTTTCGACTCGGCCGGTCAAATTACGACTGCCGGAACAGATATCGGGAATTTGGTTAATTCCGCTTCAGCGTTGAATAACGCCTATACTCTTGCTACACAAGGTATAAACGGCCTGCTGTATGCGCCTTCAGCTTACATGGCGAATTTGGCCGGTACGGCATACGGAGCCGGATTTACCGGAACCGGGTCATTTTTGGCAGGTGGGGCAAACGTACTTGCCGGTGGTGGTGTGTCCGGATTGAGCGGAGCGGCGTACTACGGTGGGCTTGCAACTGCAGGAGCCCTAGGGGGGCTTGGCGGATATGCAGTAGGATCACTTGGGGATAAGCTGCTCGGGGCGAATACGCGTGCCGCAAACTATGGAGCGATTGGTGGGTCTATAGGTGCGATCGCTGGATCGATCATCCCTGGGCTTGGTACTTTGGTTGGCGGGGCAATCGGTACCGCTCTCGGATCTGTGATTGGCGGAATGTTCGGAAAGACCAAAACAACCGGATCAGGTATCCATGCATGGTCCAATATCACGTCTGACAGCGGTATGGGCGGATTGTCTGCGTATACTGATTATCAGAAGAAGTCTTGGTTTAAATCGAAGTCTTGGACTGAGTATTATGGGCTCAGTTCTGATCAGATGAAGCAGATACAAGGGATCTTTACAACATACGATTATCTGCTCGGACAGCTTGGAGACGTTGACCGTATCGTTGTTGGGGCTGGCAGATACACCGGGACAAGTTTCTATAACGCGATTGATCGTGCATTTATCCGTGCGTTCGTTGATGATCCAAACCTGACTGATTATTTTTACGGGGCGTGGACTCAGTATGCATCGAGCCTGAGCAAGACGGTCCAGGAAACATTCGCTACGGCTGTGAACGATTTCATCGGGACGAAAAGATCATTTGAAACATGGTCACTCGAGCGGATAGGAATGGTTACCGAGTCTCTAAAGAAGCAGGCAGAGTGGGCGCGGGGAGATCTCGAAGCGGTTGCAGATCTGATAGGTGCTCAGGGGGTAACAGTCGACAATTATTTAGAGAAGTACAACGAAGCTATTCGGTCGTCATTCACTCCTGAAACCATCAATAACTGGAAAAGCCTCGGGGATGCGTTGATGAATGCAACCAATGCATCAGACGCTTATAACGCACAGTTGAGTAAATCTACTGATGAGCTAGAAGCACAGGCAGATGCAATCAAGCAAACAATGTACGCGCAGGTCAATACTGGATTTATACCAGACATGATGCTAGCAAAAATCGGAACTCCAAGTACATCATTCAGTGTCAAATCACTGGCTGACAAGATGCAGGAAAACGCCGACAATTCATCCCAGATGGTTGCCCAGCTGTATGAAGTGATCCGTACGCTCAAAGATCAGCTAAAACTCGCTCAGTTTAACAGTACGTCAGGAATTCCGGCATGA
- a CDS encoding phage tail tube protein, whose translation MMGATKTFIDPNWVTAEFDIPVQMKKASALGTAPSIDELLKICGLAETVTAATKVEYKPGGTGAGTGQIKVYTDGYVRALTGVAGNLKISGKIGEPLSATVSVKGFLADAAATAEPNPTVTLDTNTAPLVTKVSVLTVGGATLNADSFDFDLGNQINELYAINMAEYYMQDFDPTITVTAVKIKGTDEAAWADFSAGTVLAIIIQVGEAGSQIELSIPYAILKDVSESDDAGNVKISRTFRAQASSGNDNYTITYK comes from the coding sequence ATGATGGGTGCTACCAAAACATTCATCGACCCCAACTGGGTCACTGCAGAGTTTGACATTCCTGTACAGATGAAAAAAGCGTCTGCACTAGGAACAGCCCCCAGCATCGACGAGCTGCTTAAAATCTGCGGACTTGCAGAAACGGTCACAGCAGCGACAAAGGTCGAGTACAAGCCGGGCGGAACCGGTGCAGGTACAGGACAGATCAAGGTTTATACCGACGGGTATGTACGTGCTCTCACGGGAGTGGCAGGAAATCTTAAAATTAGCGGGAAAATCGGTGAGCCATTGTCGGCGACGGTATCGGTCAAAGGGTTTTTAGCTGATGCAGCGGCTACTGCGGAACCAAACCCGACTGTTACGCTCGATACCAATACAGCTCCGCTGGTAACCAAAGTGTCGGTTCTGACCGTAGGGGGTGCGACACTCAATGCAGACAGCTTCGATTTTGATCTCGGAAATCAGATCAACGAGCTATACGCGATCAATATGGCCGAATACTACATGCAGGATTTCGACCCTACGATCACTGTCACTGCGGTCAAGATCAAAGGTACTGATGAAGCAGCATGGGCAGATTTCTCCGCTGGAACGGTACTGGCGATCATCATCCAAGTTGGTGAAGCTGGGTCACAGATCGAGCTCTCGATCCCCTATGCAATCCTCAAAGATGTCAGCGAGAGCGACGATGCCGGAAACGTCAAAATTTCCCGCACCTTCCGCGCTCAGGCATCTTCCGGGAACGACAATTACACGATCACCTACAAGTGA
- a CDS encoding Rho termination factor N-terminal domain-containing protein, with translation MEAIKLMNSAKVGGKLHKAKAVLVVGNGKDIDVKDAEFLVAHGAAEETFKPSSTQPSTNGDGLSVEEMAVLDDLSVLKVDDLKKVCEYLGLEKYSSMNKKELMALIEDHRGIVDIDEMDEDALRELAEEEGITLPDDADIETIRKIIATSIGD, from the coding sequence ATGGAAGCGATTAAACTCATGAATTCCGCCAAAGTAGGCGGAAAACTGCATAAGGCCAAAGCAGTGCTTGTAGTCGGTAACGGGAAAGACATCGATGTTAAAGATGCTGAGTTTCTGGTGGCTCACGGTGCTGCAGAAGAGACATTCAAACCTTCATCTACACAACCATCTACAAATGGTGATGGACTCTCTGTTGAAGAGATGGCGGTACTGGATGATCTGAGTGTGCTCAAAGTTGACGACCTGAAAAAAGTATGTGAATACCTCGGGCTCGAAAAATACAGCAGTATGAACAAAAAAGAGCTGATGGCGCTTATCGAAGATCATCGCGGCATTGTCGACATCGACGAAATGGATGAAGACGCTCTGCGCGAGCTGGCTGAAGAGGAAGGGATTACGCTCCCGGACGATGCGGATATCGAGACTATCCGTAAAATCATTGCGACGAGCATCGGAGATTAA